A single Capricornis sumatraensis isolate serow.1 chromosome 20, serow.2, whole genome shotgun sequence DNA region contains:
- the COX6B2 gene encoding cytochrome c oxidase subunit 6B2, producing the protein MLGAECPKPCKGKWPTPPFDPRFPNQNQTRNCYQNFLDYHRCIKTMNRRGKSTQPCEYYFRVYHSLCPISWVQRWKEQIKDGTFAGKI; encoded by the exons ATGCTGGGTGCTGAGTGCCCAAAGCCCTGCAAGGGGAAATGGCCAACGCCGCCTTTCGACCCGCGCTTCCCCAACCAGAACCAGACCCGCAACTGCTACCAGAACTTCCTGG ACTACCATCGCTGCATCAAGACCATGAACCGCCGCGGAAAGAGCACACAGCCCTGCGAGTACTACTTCCGCGTGTACCACTCGCTGTGCCCCATCAGCTGG gtgCAGCGCTGGAAAGAGCAGATCAAGGACGGGACTTTTGCTGGGAAAATCTAA